A DNA window from Caretta caretta isolate rCarCar2 chromosome 7, rCarCar1.hap1, whole genome shotgun sequence contains the following coding sequences:
- the NOLC1 gene encoding nucleolar and coiled-body phosphoprotein 1 isoform X3: MAELRVVPSDLFPLVFAFLRDNHFEGAARAFGRAAGVTDQDPNAASLLDVFNYWLKSPDAKKRKAVPNGPPAKKSKKESSSSSDESSSEEDEKTTAKKPAKSAPVPKVIAKAVAPAKKAESSSEDSSDDSDSEEEEKKPAQKVTKAQAKPAATKTQPQKKAKSSSSSDSSSSEDERPKKQPLKPVAAKTAAKSAGSKAACNAANGKAESSSSSSSSSSSSSEDSDKEKAASAKAVPKKTPLPKPAAIQVPSGKARAPAKESSSSEDSSDSSEDEKPASKSKPKPGPYSAVPPPQVTEPRKGKAKPSVAKAPGKKAESSDSSDSSSDSSDEMEQTPKKGTTAKASLAKKKPTPTPTVVTIKKGGSSSDSDSDSSSEEEKVMTKLTAKSLAAKGPAKPAKAPAKSGQAKTGSSSSSDSSDSDSSEDETPAKPAVKPAPPAAKKPPAVAKKAQSSSDSDSSSSSSEEEKKAPPAKPASKTAKPGSKPCTLVPKASSSDSDSSSSEEEQSKPAVKLASKSLGGSKACAGKKAAAASSSSSSSDSSSDDDKKSRTAGTPVAGLKPGKGGQNNSSLVKEKPKASSTPAAKSPATKKPEPKPAGGSESSSESSCDEKGKANGAGSNKKKRKSEDDQELGTPDSKKIKTKTRTPHSFPKVKQPAVPFRRVREEEIEVDSRVANNSFDAKKGAAGDWGEKAHNVLKFTKGKSFRHEKTKKKRGSYCGGAISTQVNSIKFESD; this comes from the exons ATGGCCGAGCTGCGCGTGGTGCCGAGCGACCTCTTCCCGCTCGTGTTCGCCTTTCTGCGCGACAACCACTTCGAGGGGGCGGCGCGGGCCTTCGGCAGGGCGGCCGGAGTG ACAGACCAGGATCCTAATGCTGCTTCTCTCTTGGATGTCTTCAACTACTGGCTGAA ATCCCCTGATGCTAAGAAACGGAAGGCTGTTCCCAATGGACCCCCTGCAAAGAAGTCCAAGAAAGAATCTTCCTCGAGCAGTGATGAGAGCTCCAGTGAAGAAGATGAGAAAACCACAGCCAAGAAGCCAG CTAAGTCAGCGCCTGTGCCGAAGGTGATAGCAAAGGCAGTGGCTCCTGCCAAAAAAGCAGAGAGCAGCAGCGAGGACTCCAGCGATGATTCGGACtctgaggaggaagaaaagaagcCAGCACAG AAGGTAACCAAAGCCCAGGCCAAGCCAGCTGCCACCAAAACTCAGCCCCAGAAGAAGGCTAAGAGCTCCTCCAGCTCAGACTCCAGCAGCTCAGAGGATGAAAGACCAAAGAAACAGCCCCTGAAGCCAGTGGCAGCTAAAACAGCAGCTAAATCAG CAGGAAGTAAAGCTGCCTGCAACGCAGCCAATGGCAAggcagaaagcagcagcagcagcagcagcagcagcagcagtagtagtGAGGATTCTGACAAGGAAAAGGCTGCATCTGCAAAG GCTGTTCCCAAGAAAACACCACTGCCCAAACCTGCAGCCATCCAGGTGCCCTCAGGTAAAGCCAGAGCCCCTGCCAAAGAGAGCTCCAGCAGCGAGGATTCTTCTGACAGCTCGGAGGATGAAAAGCCAGCCTCAAAATCGAAGCCGAAGCCCG GTCCATACAGTGCGGTGCCACCCCCCCAGGTTACAGAGCCAAGAAAGGGCAAAGCAAAGCCCTCTGTTGCAAAGGCTCCTGGGAAAAAAGCCGAGAGCAGTGACTCCTCAGACAGCAGCTCGGACAGCAGTGATGAAATGGAGCAGACACCCAAGAAGGGAACAACAG CCAAAGCAAGTCTGGCTAAAAAAAAACCTACCCCAACACCCACCGTTGTGACTATCAAGAAAGGTGGATCCAGTTCAGACAGTGATTCCG ATTCCAGCTCTGAGGAAGAGAAGGTAATGACCAAGCTCACTGCCAAATCACTTGCAGCGAAGGGTCCTGCCAAACCGGCGAAGGCTCCTGCCAAGTCAGGACAAGCAAAGACGGGCTCCAGCTCCTCCTCAGACAGCTCAG ATTCTGACAGCTCTGAGGATGAGACCCCTGCAAAGCCTGCAGTCAAACCAGCTCCACCTGCAGCCAAGAAGCCTCCTGCTGTGGCAAAGAAAGCCCAGAGCAGCTCTGACTCAGATagcagctccagcagctctgaggaagagaagaaagccCCTCCAGCTAAGCCAGCCAGCAAGACAGCTAAGCCAGGGTCCAAACCCTGCACCCTGGTCCCCAAAGCCAGCAGCTCAGATTCTGACAGCTCAAGCAGTGAGGAGGAGCAGAGCAAACCAGCAGTGAAACTAGCCAGCAAATCACTAGGGGGCAGTAAAGCTTGTGCAGGGAAGAAAGCAGCTGCTGCTAGCAGTAGCAGCAGCTCATCTGACAGTTCCAGTGATGATGACAAGAAGTCCAGAACAGCAGGGACTCCAGTCGCCGGGTTAAAGCCAGGGAAAGGGGGACAGAACAACTCCAGCTTGGTGAAAGAGAAACCAAAGGCTTCATCCACACCAGCAGCCAAATCACCAGCCACAAAGAAGCCAGAGCCCAAGCCAGCTGGTGGCAGTGAGAGTAGCTCTGAGAGCTCCTGCGATGAGAAGGGAAAAGCAAATGGAG CAGGCTCGAATAAGAAGAAGCGGAAGAGCGAAGATGACCAGGAATTGGGGACACCGGACAGCAAGAAGATTAAGACCAAGACCAGAACGCCACACTCATTTCCCAAGGTGAAGCAG CCAGCTGTCCCTTTCCGAAGAGTAAGAGAGGAAGAGATCGAGGTGGATTCCCGTGTAGCTAATAACTCATTTGATGCAAAG AAAGGAGCTGCAGGcgactggggagaaaaggcccaCAACGTACTGAAATTCACCAAAGGCAAATCCTTCCGCCATGAGAAGACAAAGAAGAAAAGAGGCAGTTACTGCGGAGGTGCTATTTCTACCCAGGTCAATTCCATCAAGTTTGAAAGTGACTGA
- the NOLC1 gene encoding nucleolar and coiled-body phosphoprotein 1 isoform X5 — MAELRVVPSDLFPLVFAFLRDNHFEGAARAFGRAAGVTDQDPNAASLLDVFNYWLKSPDAKKRKAVPNGPPAKKSKKESSSSSDESSSEEDEKTTAKKPAAKSAPVPKVIAKAVAPAKKAESSSEDSSDDSDSEEEEKKPAQKVTKAQAKPAATKTQPQKKAKSSSSSDSSSSEDERPKKQPLKPVAAKTAAKSAGSKAACNAANGKAESSSSSSSSSSSSSEDSDKEKAASAKAVPKKTPLPKPAAIQVPSGKARAPAKESSSSEDSSDSSEDEKPASKSKPKPAKASLAKKKPTPTPTVVTIKKGGSSSDSDSDSSSEEEKVMTKLTAKSLAAKGPAKPAKAPAKSGQAKTGSSSSSDSSDSDSSEDETPAKPAVKPAPPAAKKPPAVAKKAQSSSDSDSSSSSSEEEKKAPPAKPASKTAKPGSKPCTLVPKASSSDSDSSSSEEEQSKPAVKLASKSLGGSKACAGKKAAAASSSSSSSDSSSDDDKKSRTAGTPVAGLKPGKGGQNNSSLVKEKPKASSTPAAKSPATKKPEPKPAGGSESSSESSCDEKGKANGAGSNKKKRKSEDDQELGTPDSKKIKTKTRTPHSFPKVKQPAVPFRRVREEEIEVDSRVANNSFDAKKGAAGDWGEKAHNVLKFTKGKSFRHEKTKKKRGSYCGGAISTQVNSIKFESD, encoded by the exons ATGGCCGAGCTGCGCGTGGTGCCGAGCGACCTCTTCCCGCTCGTGTTCGCCTTTCTGCGCGACAACCACTTCGAGGGGGCGGCGCGGGCCTTCGGCAGGGCGGCCGGAGTG ACAGACCAGGATCCTAATGCTGCTTCTCTCTTGGATGTCTTCAACTACTGGCTGAA ATCCCCTGATGCTAAGAAACGGAAGGCTGTTCCCAATGGACCCCCTGCAAAGAAGTCCAAGAAAGAATCTTCCTCGAGCAGTGATGAGAGCTCCAGTGAAGAAGATGAGAAAACCACAGCCAAGAAGCCAG CAGCTAAGTCAGCGCCTGTGCCGAAGGTGATAGCAAAGGCAGTGGCTCCTGCCAAAAAAGCAGAGAGCAGCAGCGAGGACTCCAGCGATGATTCGGACtctgaggaggaagaaaagaagcCAGCACAG AAGGTAACCAAAGCCCAGGCCAAGCCAGCTGCCACCAAAACTCAGCCCCAGAAGAAGGCTAAGAGCTCCTCCAGCTCAGACTCCAGCAGCTCAGAGGATGAAAGACCAAAGAAACAGCCCCTGAAGCCAGTGGCAGCTAAAACAGCAGCTAAATCAG CAGGAAGTAAAGCTGCCTGCAACGCAGCCAATGGCAAggcagaaagcagcagcagcagcagcagcagcagcagcagtagtagtGAGGATTCTGACAAGGAAAAGGCTGCATCTGCAAAG GCTGTTCCCAAGAAAACACCACTGCCCAAACCTGCAGCCATCCAGGTGCCCTCAGGTAAAGCCAGAGCCCCTGCCAAAGAGAGCTCCAGCAGCGAGGATTCTTCTGACAGCTCGGAGGATGAAAAGCCAGCCTCAAAATCGAAGCCGAAGCCCG CCAAAGCAAGTCTGGCTAAAAAAAAACCTACCCCAACACCCACCGTTGTGACTATCAAGAAAGGTGGATCCAGTTCAGACAGTGATTCCG ATTCCAGCTCTGAGGAAGAGAAGGTAATGACCAAGCTCACTGCCAAATCACTTGCAGCGAAGGGTCCTGCCAAACCGGCGAAGGCTCCTGCCAAGTCAGGACAAGCAAAGACGGGCTCCAGCTCCTCCTCAGACAGCTCAG ATTCTGACAGCTCTGAGGATGAGACCCCTGCAAAGCCTGCAGTCAAACCAGCTCCACCTGCAGCCAAGAAGCCTCCTGCTGTGGCAAAGAAAGCCCAGAGCAGCTCTGACTCAGATagcagctccagcagctctgaggaagagaagaaagccCCTCCAGCTAAGCCAGCCAGCAAGACAGCTAAGCCAGGGTCCAAACCCTGCACCCTGGTCCCCAAAGCCAGCAGCTCAGATTCTGACAGCTCAAGCAGTGAGGAGGAGCAGAGCAAACCAGCAGTGAAACTAGCCAGCAAATCACTAGGGGGCAGTAAAGCTTGTGCAGGGAAGAAAGCAGCTGCTGCTAGCAGTAGCAGCAGCTCATCTGACAGTTCCAGTGATGATGACAAGAAGTCCAGAACAGCAGGGACTCCAGTCGCCGGGTTAAAGCCAGGGAAAGGGGGACAGAACAACTCCAGCTTGGTGAAAGAGAAACCAAAGGCTTCATCCACACCAGCAGCCAAATCACCAGCCACAAAGAAGCCAGAGCCCAAGCCAGCTGGTGGCAGTGAGAGTAGCTCTGAGAGCTCCTGCGATGAGAAGGGAAAAGCAAATGGAG CAGGCTCGAATAAGAAGAAGCGGAAGAGCGAAGATGACCAGGAATTGGGGACACCGGACAGCAAGAAGATTAAGACCAAGACCAGAACGCCACACTCATTTCCCAAGGTGAAGCAG CCAGCTGTCCCTTTCCGAAGAGTAAGAGAGGAAGAGATCGAGGTGGATTCCCGTGTAGCTAATAACTCATTTGATGCAAAG AAAGGAGCTGCAGGcgactggggagaaaaggcccaCAACGTACTGAAATTCACCAAAGGCAAATCCTTCCGCCATGAGAAGACAAAGAAGAAAAGAGGCAGTTACTGCGGAGGTGCTATTTCTACCCAGGTCAATTCCATCAAGTTTGAAAGTGACTGA
- the NOLC1 gene encoding nucleolar and coiled-body phosphoprotein 1 isoform X4 translates to MAELRVVPSDLFPLVFAFLRDNHFEGAARAFGRAAGVTDQDPNAASLLDVFNYWLKSPDAKKRKAVPNGPPAKKSKKESSSSSDESSSEEDEKTTAKKPAAKSAPVPKVIAKAVAPAKKAESSSEDSSDDSDSEEEEKKPAQKVTKAQAKPAATKTQPQKKAKSSSSSDSSSSEDERPKKQPLKPVAAKTAAKSAGSKAACNAANGKAESSSSSSSSSSSSSEDSDKEKAASAKAVPKKTPLPKPAAIQVPSGKARAPAKESSSSEDSSDSSEDEKPASKSKPKPGPYSAVPPPQVTEPRKGKAKPSVAKAPGKKAESSDSSDSSSDSSDEMEQTPKKGTTAKASLAKKKPTPTPTVVTIKKGGSSSDSDSDSSSEEEKVMTKLTAKSLAAKGPAKPAKAPAKSGQAKTGSSSSSDSSDSDSSEDETPAKPAVKPAPPAAKKPPAVAKKAQSSSDSDSSSSSSEEEKKAPPAKPASKTAKPGSKPCTLVPKASSSDSDSSSSEEEQSKPAVKLASKSLGGSKACAGKKAAAASSSSSSSDSSSDDDKKSRTAGTPVAGLKPGKGGQNNSSLVKEKPKASSTPAAKSPATKKPEPKPAGGSESSSESSCDEKGKANGGSNKKKRKSEDDQELGTPDSKKIKTKTRTPHSFPKVKQPAVPFRRVREEEIEVDSRVANNSFDAKKGAAGDWGEKAHNVLKFTKGKSFRHEKTKKKRGSYCGGAISTQVNSIKFESD, encoded by the exons ATGGCCGAGCTGCGCGTGGTGCCGAGCGACCTCTTCCCGCTCGTGTTCGCCTTTCTGCGCGACAACCACTTCGAGGGGGCGGCGCGGGCCTTCGGCAGGGCGGCCGGAGTG ACAGACCAGGATCCTAATGCTGCTTCTCTCTTGGATGTCTTCAACTACTGGCTGAA ATCCCCTGATGCTAAGAAACGGAAGGCTGTTCCCAATGGACCCCCTGCAAAGAAGTCCAAGAAAGAATCTTCCTCGAGCAGTGATGAGAGCTCCAGTGAAGAAGATGAGAAAACCACAGCCAAGAAGCCAG CAGCTAAGTCAGCGCCTGTGCCGAAGGTGATAGCAAAGGCAGTGGCTCCTGCCAAAAAAGCAGAGAGCAGCAGCGAGGACTCCAGCGATGATTCGGACtctgaggaggaagaaaagaagcCAGCACAG AAGGTAACCAAAGCCCAGGCCAAGCCAGCTGCCACCAAAACTCAGCCCCAGAAGAAGGCTAAGAGCTCCTCCAGCTCAGACTCCAGCAGCTCAGAGGATGAAAGACCAAAGAAACAGCCCCTGAAGCCAGTGGCAGCTAAAACAGCAGCTAAATCAG CAGGAAGTAAAGCTGCCTGCAACGCAGCCAATGGCAAggcagaaagcagcagcagcagcagcagcagcagcagcagtagtagtGAGGATTCTGACAAGGAAAAGGCTGCATCTGCAAAG GCTGTTCCCAAGAAAACACCACTGCCCAAACCTGCAGCCATCCAGGTGCCCTCAGGTAAAGCCAGAGCCCCTGCCAAAGAGAGCTCCAGCAGCGAGGATTCTTCTGACAGCTCGGAGGATGAAAAGCCAGCCTCAAAATCGAAGCCGAAGCCCG GTCCATACAGTGCGGTGCCACCCCCCCAGGTTACAGAGCCAAGAAAGGGCAAAGCAAAGCCCTCTGTTGCAAAGGCTCCTGGGAAAAAAGCCGAGAGCAGTGACTCCTCAGACAGCAGCTCGGACAGCAGTGATGAAATGGAGCAGACACCCAAGAAGGGAACAACAG CCAAAGCAAGTCTGGCTAAAAAAAAACCTACCCCAACACCCACCGTTGTGACTATCAAGAAAGGTGGATCCAGTTCAGACAGTGATTCCG ATTCCAGCTCTGAGGAAGAGAAGGTAATGACCAAGCTCACTGCCAAATCACTTGCAGCGAAGGGTCCTGCCAAACCGGCGAAGGCTCCTGCCAAGTCAGGACAAGCAAAGACGGGCTCCAGCTCCTCCTCAGACAGCTCAG ATTCTGACAGCTCTGAGGATGAGACCCCTGCAAAGCCTGCAGTCAAACCAGCTCCACCTGCAGCCAAGAAGCCTCCTGCTGTGGCAAAGAAAGCCCAGAGCAGCTCTGACTCAGATagcagctccagcagctctgaggaagagaagaaagccCCTCCAGCTAAGCCAGCCAGCAAGACAGCTAAGCCAGGGTCCAAACCCTGCACCCTGGTCCCCAAAGCCAGCAGCTCAGATTCTGACAGCTCAAGCAGTGAGGAGGAGCAGAGCAAACCAGCAGTGAAACTAGCCAGCAAATCACTAGGGGGCAGTAAAGCTTGTGCAGGGAAGAAAGCAGCTGCTGCTAGCAGTAGCAGCAGCTCATCTGACAGTTCCAGTGATGATGACAAGAAGTCCAGAACAGCAGGGACTCCAGTCGCCGGGTTAAAGCCAGGGAAAGGGGGACAGAACAACTCCAGCTTGGTGAAAGAGAAACCAAAGGCTTCATCCACACCAGCAGCCAAATCACCAGCCACAAAGAAGCCAGAGCCCAAGCCAGCTGGTGGCAGTGAGAGTAGCTCTGAGAGCTCCTGCGATGAGAAGGGAAAAGCAAATGGAG GCTCGAATAAGAAGAAGCGGAAGAGCGAAGATGACCAGGAATTGGGGACACCGGACAGCAAGAAGATTAAGACCAAGACCAGAACGCCACACTCATTTCCCAAGGTGAAGCAG CCAGCTGTCCCTTTCCGAAGAGTAAGAGAGGAAGAGATCGAGGTGGATTCCCGTGTAGCTAATAACTCATTTGATGCAAAG AAAGGAGCTGCAGGcgactggggagaaaaggcccaCAACGTACTGAAATTCACCAAAGGCAAATCCTTCCGCCATGAGAAGACAAAGAAGAAAAGAGGCAGTTACTGCGGAGGTGCTATTTCTACCCAGGTCAATTCCATCAAGTTTGAAAGTGACTGA
- the NOLC1 gene encoding nucleolar and coiled-body phosphoprotein 1 isoform X2, producing the protein MAELRVVPSDLFPLVFAFLRDNHFEGAARAFGRAAGVTDQDPNAASLLDVFNYWLKSPDAKKRKAVPNGPPAKKSKKESSSSSDESSSEEDEKTTAKKPAAKSAPVPKVIAKAVAPAKKAESSSEDSSDDSDSEEEEKKPAQKVTKAQAKPAATKTQPQKKAKSSSSSDSSSSEDERPKKQPLKPVAAKTAAKSGSKAACNAANGKAESSSSSSSSSSSSSEDSDKEKAASAKAVPKKTPLPKPAAIQVPSGKARAPAKESSSSEDSSDSSEDEKPASKSKPKPGPYSAVPPPQVTEPRKGKAKPSVAKAPGKKAESSDSSDSSSDSSDEMEQTPKKGTTAKASLAKKKPTPTPTVVTIKKGGSSSDSDSDSSSEEEKVMTKLTAKSLAAKGPAKPAKAPAKSGQAKTGSSSSSDSSDSDSSEDETPAKPAVKPAPPAAKKPPAVAKKAQSSSDSDSSSSSSEEEKKAPPAKPASKTAKPGSKPCTLVPKASSSDSDSSSSEEEQSKPAVKLASKSLGGSKACAGKKAAAASSSSSSSDSSSDDDKKSRTAGTPVAGLKPGKGGQNNSSLVKEKPKASSTPAAKSPATKKPEPKPAGGSESSSESSCDEKGKANGAGSNKKKRKSEDDQELGTPDSKKIKTKTRTPHSFPKVKQPAVPFRRVREEEIEVDSRVANNSFDAKKGAAGDWGEKAHNVLKFTKGKSFRHEKTKKKRGSYCGGAISTQVNSIKFESD; encoded by the exons ATGGCCGAGCTGCGCGTGGTGCCGAGCGACCTCTTCCCGCTCGTGTTCGCCTTTCTGCGCGACAACCACTTCGAGGGGGCGGCGCGGGCCTTCGGCAGGGCGGCCGGAGTG ACAGACCAGGATCCTAATGCTGCTTCTCTCTTGGATGTCTTCAACTACTGGCTGAA ATCCCCTGATGCTAAGAAACGGAAGGCTGTTCCCAATGGACCCCCTGCAAAGAAGTCCAAGAAAGAATCTTCCTCGAGCAGTGATGAGAGCTCCAGTGAAGAAGATGAGAAAACCACAGCCAAGAAGCCAG CAGCTAAGTCAGCGCCTGTGCCGAAGGTGATAGCAAAGGCAGTGGCTCCTGCCAAAAAAGCAGAGAGCAGCAGCGAGGACTCCAGCGATGATTCGGACtctgaggaggaagaaaagaagcCAGCACAG AAGGTAACCAAAGCCCAGGCCAAGCCAGCTGCCACCAAAACTCAGCCCCAGAAGAAGGCTAAGAGCTCCTCCAGCTCAGACTCCAGCAGCTCAGAGGATGAAAGACCAAAGAAACAGCCCCTGAAGCCAGTGGCAGCTAAAACAGCAGCTAAATCAG GAAGTAAAGCTGCCTGCAACGCAGCCAATGGCAAggcagaaagcagcagcagcagcagcagcagcagcagcagtagtagtGAGGATTCTGACAAGGAAAAGGCTGCATCTGCAAAG GCTGTTCCCAAGAAAACACCACTGCCCAAACCTGCAGCCATCCAGGTGCCCTCAGGTAAAGCCAGAGCCCCTGCCAAAGAGAGCTCCAGCAGCGAGGATTCTTCTGACAGCTCGGAGGATGAAAAGCCAGCCTCAAAATCGAAGCCGAAGCCCG GTCCATACAGTGCGGTGCCACCCCCCCAGGTTACAGAGCCAAGAAAGGGCAAAGCAAAGCCCTCTGTTGCAAAGGCTCCTGGGAAAAAAGCCGAGAGCAGTGACTCCTCAGACAGCAGCTCGGACAGCAGTGATGAAATGGAGCAGACACCCAAGAAGGGAACAACAG CCAAAGCAAGTCTGGCTAAAAAAAAACCTACCCCAACACCCACCGTTGTGACTATCAAGAAAGGTGGATCCAGTTCAGACAGTGATTCCG ATTCCAGCTCTGAGGAAGAGAAGGTAATGACCAAGCTCACTGCCAAATCACTTGCAGCGAAGGGTCCTGCCAAACCGGCGAAGGCTCCTGCCAAGTCAGGACAAGCAAAGACGGGCTCCAGCTCCTCCTCAGACAGCTCAG ATTCTGACAGCTCTGAGGATGAGACCCCTGCAAAGCCTGCAGTCAAACCAGCTCCACCTGCAGCCAAGAAGCCTCCTGCTGTGGCAAAGAAAGCCCAGAGCAGCTCTGACTCAGATagcagctccagcagctctgaggaagagaagaaagccCCTCCAGCTAAGCCAGCCAGCAAGACAGCTAAGCCAGGGTCCAAACCCTGCACCCTGGTCCCCAAAGCCAGCAGCTCAGATTCTGACAGCTCAAGCAGTGAGGAGGAGCAGAGCAAACCAGCAGTGAAACTAGCCAGCAAATCACTAGGGGGCAGTAAAGCTTGTGCAGGGAAGAAAGCAGCTGCTGCTAGCAGTAGCAGCAGCTCATCTGACAGTTCCAGTGATGATGACAAGAAGTCCAGAACAGCAGGGACTCCAGTCGCCGGGTTAAAGCCAGGGAAAGGGGGACAGAACAACTCCAGCTTGGTGAAAGAGAAACCAAAGGCTTCATCCACACCAGCAGCCAAATCACCAGCCACAAAGAAGCCAGAGCCCAAGCCAGCTGGTGGCAGTGAGAGTAGCTCTGAGAGCTCCTGCGATGAGAAGGGAAAAGCAAATGGAG CAGGCTCGAATAAGAAGAAGCGGAAGAGCGAAGATGACCAGGAATTGGGGACACCGGACAGCAAGAAGATTAAGACCAAGACCAGAACGCCACACTCATTTCCCAAGGTGAAGCAG CCAGCTGTCCCTTTCCGAAGAGTAAGAGAGGAAGAGATCGAGGTGGATTCCCGTGTAGCTAATAACTCATTTGATGCAAAG AAAGGAGCTGCAGGcgactggggagaaaaggcccaCAACGTACTGAAATTCACCAAAGGCAAATCCTTCCGCCATGAGAAGACAAAGAAGAAAAGAGGCAGTTACTGCGGAGGTGCTATTTCTACCCAGGTCAATTCCATCAAGTTTGAAAGTGACTGA
- the NOLC1 gene encoding nucleolar and coiled-body phosphoprotein 1 isoform X1 → MAELRVVPSDLFPLVFAFLRDNHFEGAARAFGRAAGVTDQDPNAASLLDVFNYWLKSPDAKKRKAVPNGPPAKKSKKESSSSSDESSSEEDEKTTAKKPAAKSAPVPKVIAKAVAPAKKAESSSEDSSDDSDSEEEEKKPAQKVTKAQAKPAATKTQPQKKAKSSSSSDSSSSEDERPKKQPLKPVAAKTAAKSAGSKAACNAANGKAESSSSSSSSSSSSSEDSDKEKAASAKAVPKKTPLPKPAAIQVPSGKARAPAKESSSSEDSSDSSEDEKPASKSKPKPGPYSAVPPPQVTEPRKGKAKPSVAKAPGKKAESSDSSDSSSDSSDEMEQTPKKGTTAKASLAKKKPTPTPTVVTIKKGGSSSDSDSDSSSEEEKVMTKLTAKSLAAKGPAKPAKAPAKSGQAKTGSSSSSDSSDSDSSEDETPAKPAVKPAPPAAKKPPAVAKKAQSSSDSDSSSSSSEEEKKAPPAKPASKTAKPGSKPCTLVPKASSSDSDSSSSEEEQSKPAVKLASKSLGGSKACAGKKAAAASSSSSSSDSSSDDDKKSRTAGTPVAGLKPGKGGQNNSSLVKEKPKASSTPAAKSPATKKPEPKPAGGSESSSESSCDEKGKANGAGSNKKKRKSEDDQELGTPDSKKIKTKTRTPHSFPKVKQPAVPFRRVREEEIEVDSRVANNSFDAKKGAAGDWGEKAHNVLKFTKGKSFRHEKTKKKRGSYCGGAISTQVNSIKFESD, encoded by the exons ATGGCCGAGCTGCGCGTGGTGCCGAGCGACCTCTTCCCGCTCGTGTTCGCCTTTCTGCGCGACAACCACTTCGAGGGGGCGGCGCGGGCCTTCGGCAGGGCGGCCGGAGTG ACAGACCAGGATCCTAATGCTGCTTCTCTCTTGGATGTCTTCAACTACTGGCTGAA ATCCCCTGATGCTAAGAAACGGAAGGCTGTTCCCAATGGACCCCCTGCAAAGAAGTCCAAGAAAGAATCTTCCTCGAGCAGTGATGAGAGCTCCAGTGAAGAAGATGAGAAAACCACAGCCAAGAAGCCAG CAGCTAAGTCAGCGCCTGTGCCGAAGGTGATAGCAAAGGCAGTGGCTCCTGCCAAAAAAGCAGAGAGCAGCAGCGAGGACTCCAGCGATGATTCGGACtctgaggaggaagaaaagaagcCAGCACAG AAGGTAACCAAAGCCCAGGCCAAGCCAGCTGCCACCAAAACTCAGCCCCAGAAGAAGGCTAAGAGCTCCTCCAGCTCAGACTCCAGCAGCTCAGAGGATGAAAGACCAAAGAAACAGCCCCTGAAGCCAGTGGCAGCTAAAACAGCAGCTAAATCAG CAGGAAGTAAAGCTGCCTGCAACGCAGCCAATGGCAAggcagaaagcagcagcagcagcagcagcagcagcagcagtagtagtGAGGATTCTGACAAGGAAAAGGCTGCATCTGCAAAG GCTGTTCCCAAGAAAACACCACTGCCCAAACCTGCAGCCATCCAGGTGCCCTCAGGTAAAGCCAGAGCCCCTGCCAAAGAGAGCTCCAGCAGCGAGGATTCTTCTGACAGCTCGGAGGATGAAAAGCCAGCCTCAAAATCGAAGCCGAAGCCCG GTCCATACAGTGCGGTGCCACCCCCCCAGGTTACAGAGCCAAGAAAGGGCAAAGCAAAGCCCTCTGTTGCAAAGGCTCCTGGGAAAAAAGCCGAGAGCAGTGACTCCTCAGACAGCAGCTCGGACAGCAGTGATGAAATGGAGCAGACACCCAAGAAGGGAACAACAG CCAAAGCAAGTCTGGCTAAAAAAAAACCTACCCCAACACCCACCGTTGTGACTATCAAGAAAGGTGGATCCAGTTCAGACAGTGATTCCG ATTCCAGCTCTGAGGAAGAGAAGGTAATGACCAAGCTCACTGCCAAATCACTTGCAGCGAAGGGTCCTGCCAAACCGGCGAAGGCTCCTGCCAAGTCAGGACAAGCAAAGACGGGCTCCAGCTCCTCCTCAGACAGCTCAG ATTCTGACAGCTCTGAGGATGAGACCCCTGCAAAGCCTGCAGTCAAACCAGCTCCACCTGCAGCCAAGAAGCCTCCTGCTGTGGCAAAGAAAGCCCAGAGCAGCTCTGACTCAGATagcagctccagcagctctgaggaagagaagaaagccCCTCCAGCTAAGCCAGCCAGCAAGACAGCTAAGCCAGGGTCCAAACCCTGCACCCTGGTCCCCAAAGCCAGCAGCTCAGATTCTGACAGCTCAAGCAGTGAGGAGGAGCAGAGCAAACCAGCAGTGAAACTAGCCAGCAAATCACTAGGGGGCAGTAAAGCTTGTGCAGGGAAGAAAGCAGCTGCTGCTAGCAGTAGCAGCAGCTCATCTGACAGTTCCAGTGATGATGACAAGAAGTCCAGAACAGCAGGGACTCCAGTCGCCGGGTTAAAGCCAGGGAAAGGGGGACAGAACAACTCCAGCTTGGTGAAAGAGAAACCAAAGGCTTCATCCACACCAGCAGCCAAATCACCAGCCACAAAGAAGCCAGAGCCCAAGCCAGCTGGTGGCAGTGAGAGTAGCTCTGAGAGCTCCTGCGATGAGAAGGGAAAAGCAAATGGAG CAGGCTCGAATAAGAAGAAGCGGAAGAGCGAAGATGACCAGGAATTGGGGACACCGGACAGCAAGAAGATTAAGACCAAGACCAGAACGCCACACTCATTTCCCAAGGTGAAGCAG CCAGCTGTCCCTTTCCGAAGAGTAAGAGAGGAAGAGATCGAGGTGGATTCCCGTGTAGCTAATAACTCATTTGATGCAAAG AAAGGAGCTGCAGGcgactggggagaaaaggcccaCAACGTACTGAAATTCACCAAAGGCAAATCCTTCCGCCATGAGAAGACAAAGAAGAAAAGAGGCAGTTACTGCGGAGGTGCTATTTCTACCCAGGTCAATTCCATCAAGTTTGAAAGTGACTGA